One Streptomyces sp. CNQ-509 DNA window includes the following coding sequences:
- a CDS encoding thioesterase family protein codes for MTTTPPPDFDRETAVHARPDESGTYDTDLPGAWKVGQGINGGVLLAVTARALAAELGTPRDDRPGHPDPLSVSAYYLSTATAGPAVVRTETIRRGNSVSHGGAELLQQEDPAADPATRLRVLAAYGTLADQPDDVRTSAKPPALAPVEQCIGSDAAPPEFRAESPMLTRADLRLDPSCVGWAVGAPSGRGEMKGWFRLPEDRDPDPMLLLMAVDVLPPVSFDLGVIGWAPTLELTAHVRASPAPGWLRVIHTTRNVAGGHMEEDAEIWDSADRLVAQSRQLARLPRQS; via the coding sequence ATGACCACCACCCCTCCCCCGGACTTCGACCGGGAGACCGCCGTCCACGCGCGGCCGGACGAGTCCGGCACGTACGACACGGACCTGCCCGGCGCGTGGAAGGTCGGCCAGGGCATCAACGGCGGCGTGCTGCTCGCGGTCACCGCCCGCGCGCTGGCCGCCGAACTCGGCACCCCCCGCGACGACCGCCCCGGCCACCCGGACCCGCTGTCCGTCTCCGCGTACTACCTCTCCACGGCCACCGCGGGGCCGGCGGTCGTCCGCACCGAGACCATCCGCCGCGGCAACTCCGTCTCCCACGGGGGCGCGGAACTCCTCCAGCAGGAGGACCCCGCCGCCGACCCGGCCACCCGGCTGCGCGTCCTGGCGGCCTACGGCACCCTCGCCGACCAGCCCGACGACGTCAGGACCTCCGCGAAGCCCCCGGCGCTGGCGCCGGTGGAGCAGTGCATAGGCAGTGACGCCGCCCCGCCGGAGTTCCGCGCGGAGTCCCCGATGCTCACCCGCGCCGACCTCCGCCTGGACCCGTCCTGCGTGGGCTGGGCGGTCGGCGCGCCGTCGGGCCGGGGCGAGATGAAGGGCTGGTTCCGCCTGCCAGAGGACCGCGACCCGGACCCGATGCTGCTGCTGATGGCCGTGGACGTGCTGCCCCCGGTGAGCTTCGACCTGGGCGTGATCGGCTGGGCCCCGACGCTGGAACTGACGGCCCACGTACGCGCCAGCCCGGCACCGGGCTGGCTCCGGGTGATCCACACGACCCGCAACGTCGCGGGGGGCCACATGGAGGAGGACGCGGAGATCTGGGACTCGGCGGACCGCCTGGTGGCCCAGTCCCGCCAACTGGCCCGCCTCCCCCGGCAGTCCTGA
- a CDS encoding sugar ABC transporter ATP-binding protein — MAPTSDTPPTPATPLLTMTGITKSFPGVRALDGVDLDVVAGEVHCLLGQNGAGKSTLIKVLAGAHQPDDGTIVWQGDETALKSPVAAMRLGIATIYQELDLVMHLSVAENVFLGHERSSGGFIKAREAHSAAQDLLARLGHPEISASTIVGDLSAAGQQVVSMARALSHDVKLIVMDEPSAALDPDEVDNLFRIVADLTEQGVAVIYISHRLEEIRRIGDRVTVLKDGRAVARGLPAQSTSTNEIVTLMTGRNVAHVFPERPEAPGAGKDPVLTLEGLARQGEFAPVDLKLAPGEIVGLAGLVGSGRSEILETVFGARKPTAGRVLVDGRPLRPGSVTAAVKAGIGLAPEERKSQALLMTESVSRNVSISSLTRFSTGGWLDRSGERAAARQAVRDLSLRPDNPDALVRTLSGGNQQKAVLARWLLRDCRVLLLDEPTRGVDVGARAELYALIRRLADEGVAVLLVSSELPEVLGLADRVLVLREGRVVHTAPARDLDEHRVLDLVMEGTS; from the coding sequence ATGGCGCCTACGTCAGATACGCCGCCCACCCCCGCCACACCCCTGCTCACCATGACGGGGATCACCAAGTCCTTCCCCGGCGTCCGCGCGCTCGACGGCGTCGACCTCGACGTCGTGGCCGGCGAGGTGCACTGCCTGCTCGGCCAGAACGGCGCCGGCAAGTCCACCCTCATCAAGGTCCTCGCCGGCGCCCACCAGCCCGACGACGGCACCATCGTCTGGCAGGGCGACGAGACCGCGCTGAAGTCGCCGGTCGCCGCCATGCGGCTGGGCATCGCCACCATCTACCAGGAACTCGACCTGGTGATGCACCTGTCGGTGGCGGAGAACGTCTTCCTCGGCCACGAGCGCTCCTCCGGCGGGTTCATCAAGGCCCGCGAGGCGCACAGCGCCGCCCAGGACCTGCTGGCCCGGCTCGGCCACCCGGAGATCTCCGCGTCCACCATCGTCGGCGACCTCTCCGCCGCCGGCCAGCAGGTCGTCTCCATGGCCCGCGCGCTCTCCCACGACGTGAAGCTCATCGTCATGGACGAGCCGTCCGCCGCGCTCGACCCCGACGAGGTCGACAACCTCTTCCGGATCGTCGCCGACCTCACCGAGCAGGGCGTCGCCGTCATCTACATCTCCCACCGGCTGGAGGAGATCCGCCGGATAGGCGACCGCGTCACCGTGCTCAAGGACGGCCGCGCCGTCGCCCGCGGGCTGCCCGCGCAGAGCACGTCGACCAACGAGATCGTCACCCTGATGACCGGCCGCAACGTCGCGCACGTCTTTCCCGAGCGGCCCGAGGCGCCCGGCGCGGGCAAGGATCCCGTGCTCACCCTCGAAGGGCTCGCCAGGCAGGGCGAGTTCGCGCCGGTGGACCTCAAGCTCGCCCCCGGCGAGATCGTCGGGCTCGCGGGCCTCGTCGGCTCCGGCCGCTCGGAGATCCTGGAGACCGTCTTCGGCGCCCGCAAGCCGACCGCCGGCCGGGTGCTCGTCGACGGCCGCCCGCTGCGCCCCGGGAGCGTCACCGCCGCCGTCAAGGCGGGCATCGGGCTGGCCCCCGAGGAGCGCAAGTCGCAGGCGCTGCTCATGACGGAGTCCGTCAGCCGCAACGTCTCCATCTCCTCGCTCACCCGCTTCTCCACCGGCGGCTGGCTGGACCGGTCGGGGGAGCGGGCCGCGGCCCGGCAGGCGGTACGCGACCTCTCGCTGCGCCCCGACAACCCCGACGCCCTCGTCCGCACGCTCTCCGGGGGCAACCAGCAGAAGGCCGTGCTCGCGCGCTGGCTGCTGCGCGACTGCCGGGTGCTGCTGCTGGACGAGCCCACCCGCGGCGTGGACGTCGGCGCCCGCGCCGAGTTGTACGCGCTCATCCGCAGGCTCGCCGACGAAGGCGTCGCGGTCCTGCTCGTCTCCAGCGAACTCCCCGAGGTCCTCGGCCTCGCCGACCGCGTCCTCGTACTCCGCGAGGGCCGGGTCGTGCACACCGCCCCGGCCCGGGATCTCGACGAGCACCGGGTGCTCGACCTCGTCATGGAAGGGACCTCGTAA
- a CDS encoding ABC transporter permease — MLSKSDSLSAPAPEKPQGNGNAADWHSRLDFRLLALVGVLGLLVAVGALTKPDQFLDVDNFRLILTQSSAIGVVTIGVTLVIIGGGIDLSVGAIVALASVWATTQATQDYGLTGMLFCAIAVGIGCGLVNGVLIAYGSLVPFIATLAMLASARGFAEQMSDGQTQIVEVDAVLDLGNADARILGIPYLVLIFLGVAALGWVLLNRTTFGRRTVAVGGNPEAARLAGIDIKRQRLLLYGLSGLCCGIAAFMLIVLAGSGQNTNGNLYELDAIAAAIIGGTLLSGGRGTITGSVLGVVVFTTITNLFALNNVQSDVQKIAKGAIIVAAVLIQHHTSRKSSTQ; from the coding sequence GTGTTGAGCAAATCGGACTCGCTCTCCGCCCCGGCGCCGGAGAAGCCTCAGGGGAACGGCAACGCCGCCGACTGGCACAGCCGTCTGGACTTCAGACTCCTGGCGCTGGTCGGCGTGCTCGGCCTGCTGGTCGCGGTCGGCGCCCTCACCAAGCCCGACCAGTTCCTGGACGTCGACAACTTCCGGCTGATCCTCACCCAGTCGTCGGCGATCGGCGTCGTCACCATCGGCGTGACGCTGGTCATCATCGGCGGCGGCATCGACCTGTCGGTCGGTGCGATCGTCGCCCTCGCCTCGGTCTGGGCGACGACGCAGGCAACGCAGGACTACGGCCTGACGGGCATGCTCTTCTGCGCCATAGCCGTCGGCATAGGCTGCGGCCTGGTCAACGGCGTCCTCATCGCGTACGGCAGCCTCGTGCCGTTCATCGCCACGCTGGCCATGCTCGCCTCCGCGCGCGGCTTCGCCGAGCAGATGAGCGACGGCCAGACGCAGATCGTCGAGGTCGACGCGGTGCTGGACCTCGGGAACGCGGACGCCCGCATCCTCGGCATCCCGTACCTGGTCCTCATCTTCCTCGGCGTCGCCGCCCTGGGCTGGGTGCTGCTCAACCGCACCACCTTCGGCCGCCGCACCGTGGCGGTCGGCGGCAACCCCGAGGCCGCCCGGCTCGCCGGCATCGACATCAAGCGCCAGCGCCTGCTGCTGTACGGCCTGTCCGGGCTCTGCTGCGGCATCGCGGCGTTCATGCTCATCGTGCTCGCGGGCTCCGGCCAGAACACCAACGGCAACCTGTACGAACTGGACGCCATCGCGGCCGCGATCATCGGCGGCACCCTGCTCAGCGGCGGCCGGGGCACCATCACCGGCTCGGTGCTGGGCGTGGTCGTCTTCACTACCATTACCAACCTCTTCGCGCTCAACAACGTGCAAAGCGACGTACAGAAGATCGCCAAGGGCGCGATCATCGTCGCCGCCGTCCTTATCCAGCACCACACTTCGCGTAAATCCTCGACGCAATGA
- the fdhD gene encoding formate dehydrogenase accessory sulfurtransferase FdhD: MGRVTVRRPVVRVRGGRVDRRADTLVAEEPLEIRLGGRALAITMRTPGDDFALAAGFLVSEGVVAEGRELAGITYCAGAVDGAEGGNTYNVVDVRLAAGVVVPDITLARNVYTTSSCGLCGKASLDAVRTTTRWPPGDEGMRLAPGILAALPDRLRAGQRVFDRTGGLHAAALFTEGGELIDLREDVGRHNAVDKLIGRALQQDRLPLSGTVLMVSGRASFELAQKAAMAGIPVLAAVSAPSSLAVDLAAETGMTLVGFLRGDTMNVYAGDHRIVL; the protein is encoded by the coding sequence ATGGGTCGGGTGACGGTGCGGCGTCCGGTGGTGCGGGTGCGCGGGGGGCGGGTGGACCGGCGGGCGGACACGCTGGTGGCGGAGGAGCCGCTGGAGATCCGTCTGGGGGGCCGGGCGCTGGCGATCACGATGCGGACGCCGGGTGACGACTTCGCACTGGCGGCGGGGTTCCTGGTCAGCGAGGGGGTGGTGGCCGAGGGCCGGGAGCTGGCCGGGATCACGTACTGCGCGGGGGCGGTGGACGGCGCGGAGGGCGGCAACACGTACAACGTGGTGGACGTGCGCCTGGCCGCGGGCGTGGTGGTGCCGGACATCACACTGGCGCGGAACGTCTATACGACGTCGTCGTGCGGGCTGTGCGGGAAGGCGAGCCTGGACGCGGTCCGTACGACGACGCGCTGGCCTCCCGGCGACGAGGGCATGCGTCTCGCGCCCGGGATCCTGGCCGCGCTGCCGGACCGGCTGCGGGCCGGGCAGCGGGTCTTCGACCGCACCGGAGGGCTCCACGCCGCCGCCCTGTTCACCGAGGGCGGGGAGCTGATCGACCTGCGTGAGGACGTGGGCCGGCACAACGCCGTCGACAAGCTGATCGGCCGGGCCCTGCAACAGGACCGCCTCCCGCTCTCCGGCACCGTGCTGATGGTCTCCGGTCGCGCCTCCTTCGAACTGGCCCAGAAGGCGGCGATGGCCGGCATCCCCGTCCTGGCCGCCGTCTCAGCGCCCTCCTCCCTGGCCGTCGACCTCGCCGCCGAGACCGGCATGACGCTGGTCGGCTTCCTGCGCGGGGACACCATGAACGTGTACGCAGGCGACCACCGCATCGTGCTCTGA
- a CDS encoding TetR/AcrR family transcriptional regulator, with product MTADTRARLLEAALELLDERGVDALTLRAIARRCGVSHGAPLKHFPHRAALLSAVATQGFRELQDWAGEALAKLPADASPARRLRTGTRAYVEYAVARPEMFALMFRRDLLDPQDRELGRAALGGFENLVRLVEARQAEGWRADADPRLLTGALWSALHGTAELWSWGSLPLATGAATIDDVLDGLCEAFEIGPPTARRKRSTP from the coding sequence ATGACCGCGGACACCCGCGCGCGCCTGCTGGAGGCCGCGCTCGAACTGCTCGACGAGCGAGGCGTCGACGCCCTCACCCTGCGCGCCATCGCCCGCCGCTGCGGCGTCTCGCACGGCGCCCCGCTCAAGCACTTCCCGCACCGCGCGGCGCTGCTGTCGGCCGTGGCCACCCAGGGCTTCCGCGAGTTGCAGGACTGGGCGGGCGAGGCGCTGGCGAAGCTGCCGGCGGACGCGAGCCCGGCCCGGCGGCTGCGCACGGGCACGCGCGCGTACGTGGAGTACGCCGTGGCCCGGCCCGAGATGTTCGCGCTGATGTTCCGCCGCGACCTGCTCGATCCGCAGGACCGCGAGCTGGGCCGCGCCGCGCTCGGCGGCTTCGAGAACCTCGTCCGTCTCGTCGAGGCCCGGCAGGCCGAGGGCTGGCGGGCCGACGCGGACCCGCGGCTGCTCACCGGCGCACTGTGGTCCGCCCTGCACGGCACCGCCGAGCTGTGGTCCTGGGGCTCCCTGCCGCTGGCGACCGGCGCGGCGACCATCGACGACGTACTCGACGGCCTCTGCGAGGCGTTCGAGATCGGCCCACCCACCGCACGACGAAAGCGAAGCACGCCATGA
- a CDS encoding Gfo/Idh/MocA family protein, with product MSHDTTAPALGVGMVGYAFMGAAHSQGWRTAARVFDLPLTPVMAAICGRDEDKVATAARKMGWAAAETDWRRLITRDDVQLVDVCTPGDSHAEIAIAALEAGKHVLCEKPLANTVAEAEAMVDAAARARERGQLAMVGFNYRRVPALAYARELIARGRLGALRHVRVTYLQDWLVDPEFPLAWRMQKEKAGSGALGDLGAHIVDLAQFLTGEPLVGVSAQTETFVKERPLPSAAAGLSGAAAGGGERGPVTVDDAALFTGRLASGALASFEVSRMAAGRKNALSVELNGEHGSLSFDLERLNELQLHDHAEPAETAGFRRVLVTEPEHPYLEAWWPPGHGLGYEHTFVHQVRDLVHAVATGAQPAPSFADGLQVQRVLAAVEESAEKNAVFTPVVQAGQAT from the coding sequence ATGTCCCACGACACGACCGCACCCGCGCTCGGCGTCGGCATGGTCGGCTACGCGTTCATGGGGGCGGCCCATTCGCAGGGCTGGCGGACCGCCGCCCGGGTCTTCGACCTTCCGCTGACTCCCGTCATGGCCGCGATCTGCGGCCGCGACGAGGACAAGGTGGCCACGGCGGCCCGCAAGATGGGCTGGGCCGCCGCGGAGACCGACTGGCGCCGGCTCATCACCCGGGACGACGTGCAGCTCGTCGACGTCTGCACGCCGGGCGACAGCCACGCGGAGATCGCCATCGCCGCGCTGGAGGCGGGCAAGCACGTGCTGTGCGAGAAGCCGCTCGCCAACACCGTCGCAGAGGCCGAGGCGATGGTCGACGCCGCGGCGCGGGCGCGGGAGCGCGGGCAGCTCGCCATGGTCGGCTTCAACTACCGCCGGGTGCCGGCCCTGGCGTACGCGCGCGAGCTGATCGCCCGCGGCCGGCTGGGTGCGCTGCGGCACGTGCGTGTGACGTACCTGCAGGACTGGCTCGTCGACCCGGAGTTTCCGCTCGCCTGGCGGATGCAGAAGGAGAAGGCGGGCTCCGGGGCGCTCGGCGACCTCGGGGCGCACATCGTCGACCTCGCACAGTTCCTCACCGGCGAGCCGCTGGTGGGCGTCTCGGCGCAGACCGAGACGTTCGTGAAGGAACGGCCGCTGCCGTCGGCGGCGGCGGGGCTCTCCGGCGCGGCGGCCGGCGGCGGCGAGCGCGGTCCGGTCACGGTGGACGACGCCGCCCTGTTCACCGGCCGGTTGGCCTCGGGCGCGCTGGCGTCCTTCGAGGTCAGCCGGATGGCCGCGGGCCGCAAGAACGCCCTGTCGGTGGAGCTGAACGGCGAACACGGCTCGCTCTCCTTCGACCTGGAGCGGCTGAACGAGCTGCAGTTGCACGACCACGCGGAGCCGGCCGAGACCGCCGGCTTCCGGCGGGTCCTGGTCACGGAGCCGGAGCACCCGTACCTGGAGGCGTGGTGGCCGCCGGGCCACGGCCTCGGGTACGAGCACACCTTCGTGCACCAGGTCCGCGACCTCGTCCACGCCGTCGCCACCGGCGCGCAGCCCGCGCCGTCCTTCGCGGACGGGCTGCAGGTCCAGCGGGTGCTGGCGGCCGTGGAGGAGAGCGCGGAGAAGAACGCCGTCTTCACGCCCGTGGTGCAAGCCGGCCAAGCCACCTGA
- a CDS encoding substrate-binding domain-containing protein, whose product MPESPFSRRNMLFGAAGVSAAAFLTSCTSNDDSDDEGGSEQQQANVSDDKPGKPVTIGFAGPEADHGWLNAINDNARSRAEKYEDVTLDITEGSNDTATQIGQVDSLINKKVDVLVILPADGKAMTQAGLKAMRAGIPVVNLDRIFNSPQAYRCWIGGDNYGMGLNAGRFIGEQLKGKSNAKVVELAGLDNLELTQQRTKGFDDALKNYPNIEKVARQAAEFTVESGQRKMSDLLQAVPEFDAIWNHDDDQGVGVKRAIDQSGRDEFIMVGGAGSKAVMDSIKADDSVIKATVLYPPTMAASAIDLARALGQQKGVSGMAEFEIPASITLYSAVVSKDNIDQYLPTGFN is encoded by the coding sequence ATGCCAGAATCGCCTTTCAGCCGGAGAAACATGCTCTTCGGCGCCGCCGGTGTCTCGGCTGCCGCCTTCCTCACCAGTTGCACCAGCAATGACGACAGCGACGACGAGGGCGGCTCCGAGCAGCAGCAGGCAAACGTCTCGGACGACAAGCCCGGCAAGCCGGTCACCATCGGCTTCGCCGGCCCCGAGGCCGACCACGGCTGGCTCAACGCCATCAACGACAACGCGCGCTCGCGCGCGGAGAAGTACGAGGACGTCACCCTCGACATCACCGAGGGCTCGAACGACACGGCCACCCAGATAGGCCAGGTCGACTCGCTGATCAACAAGAAGGTCGACGTCCTCGTCATCCTCCCGGCCGACGGCAAGGCGATGACGCAGGCGGGGCTGAAGGCCATGCGGGCCGGCATCCCCGTCGTCAACCTGGACCGGATCTTCAACAGCCCGCAGGCGTACCGCTGCTGGATCGGCGGCGACAACTACGGCATGGGCCTGAACGCCGGCCGGTTCATCGGCGAGCAGCTCAAGGGCAAGAGCAACGCGAAGGTCGTGGAGCTGGCCGGGCTCGACAACCTGGAGCTGACCCAGCAGCGTACGAAGGGCTTCGACGACGCGCTGAAGAACTACCCCAACATCGAGAAGGTGGCCAGGCAGGCCGCCGAGTTCACCGTCGAGTCGGGCCAGCGCAAGATGTCCGACCTGCTCCAGGCCGTGCCGGAGTTCGACGCCATCTGGAACCACGACGACGACCAGGGCGTCGGCGTCAAACGCGCCATCGACCAGTCGGGCCGCGACGAGTTCATCATGGTCGGCGGCGCCGGTTCCAAGGCCGTGATGGACTCCATCAAGGCCGACGACTCGGTGATCAAGGCCACCGTCCTGTACCCGCCGACGATGGCCGCGTCCGCGATCGACCTCGCGCGCGCCCTCGGCCAGCAGAAGGGCGTCTCGGGCATGGCCGAGTTCGAGATCCCGGCGTCGATCACGTTGTACTCCGCCGTCGTGAGCAAGGACAACATCGACCAGTACCTGCCGACCGGCTTCAACTGA
- a CDS encoding ROK family transcriptional regulator, with the protein MTARPANAHQARLLRLLRDGGPNSRAQLGDQVELSRSKLAVEIDRLLQTGLVVADGLAASRGGRRSHNIRLAPSLRFLGVDIGATSIDVAVTNAELEVLGHLTQPMDVREGPVAVFEQALAMAAKLRASGVAEGFDGAGIGVPGPVRFPEGVPVAPPIMPGWDGFPVREALSQELGCPVMVDNDVNIMAQGEQHAGVARAVRDFLYVKIGTGIGCGILVGGEVYRGTNGSAGDIGHIQVEVDGRPCACGNRGCLEAYFGGYALARDAENAAREGRSAQLAARLEETGELEAKDVAAAATAGDAVALDLIREGGTRTGQVIAGLVSFFNPGLVVIGGGVTGLGHTLLAAIRTQVYRQSLPLATGNLPIVLGELGPTAGVIGAARLTSDHLFSPA; encoded by the coding sequence ATGACAGCTCGGCCCGCGAACGCGCACCAGGCGCGACTGCTCCGCCTGCTGCGTGACGGCGGGCCGAACTCCCGGGCGCAGCTCGGCGATCAGGTGGAACTGTCCCGGTCCAAGCTGGCGGTCGAGATCGACCGGCTGCTGCAGACCGGGCTCGTGGTCGCCGACGGCCTCGCCGCCTCACGGGGCGGACGCAGGTCGCACAACATCCGCCTCGCGCCCTCGCTGCGCTTCCTCGGCGTCGACATCGGCGCCACCTCCATCGACGTGGCGGTCACCAACGCGGAGCTGGAGGTGCTCGGTCATCTGACCCAGCCCATGGACGTGCGCGAGGGCCCGGTAGCGGTCTTCGAGCAGGCGCTGGCGATGGCGGCCAAGCTCCGCGCCTCCGGGGTGGCGGAGGGGTTCGACGGCGCCGGCATCGGCGTCCCGGGTCCCGTCCGCTTCCCCGAGGGTGTGCCGGTCGCGCCGCCGATCATGCCCGGCTGGGACGGCTTCCCGGTCCGCGAGGCGCTCAGCCAGGAGCTGGGCTGCCCCGTCATGGTCGACAACGACGTGAACATCATGGCCCAGGGCGAGCAGCACGCCGGTGTCGCCCGTGCCGTACGGGACTTCCTCTACGTCAAGATCGGCACCGGCATCGGCTGCGGCATCCTCGTCGGCGGTGAGGTCTACCGCGGGACGAACGGCAGCGCCGGCGACATCGGCCACATCCAGGTGGAGGTGGACGGGCGCCCGTGCGCCTGCGGTAACCGCGGCTGCCTGGAGGCGTACTTCGGCGGTTACGCCCTCGCCCGGGACGCCGAGAACGCCGCCCGCGAGGGCCGGTCCGCGCAGTTGGCCGCCCGGCTGGAGGAGACCGGCGAGCTGGAGGCCAAGGACGTCGCCGCGGCGGCGACCGCGGGCGACGCGGTCGCGCTGGACCTCATCCGCGAGGGCGGCACCCGTACCGGCCAGGTCATCGCAGGACTGGTCAGCTTCTTCAACCCCGGTCTCGTGGTCATCGGCGGCGGCGTCACCGGCCTCGGTCACACGCTCCTCGCCGCCATCCGCACCCAGGTCTACCGCCAGTCGCTGCCCCTGGCGACCGGCAACCTCCCCATCGTGCTCGGCGAGCTGGGCCCCACCGCGGGGGTGATCGGCGCCGCCCGGCTCACCAGCGACCACCTGTTCTCGCCCGCCTGA
- a CDS encoding sugar phosphate isomerase/epimerase, translated as MPRNFTLFTGQWADLPLEEVCRLARDFGYDGLELACWGDHFEVDKALNEPGYLDGRHQLLEKYGLKCWAISNHLVGQAVCDHPIDERHQAILPARIWGDGEPEGVRQRAAAEIADTARAAAAFGVDTVVGFTGSSIWHLVAMFPPVPPHMIERGYQDFADRWNPILDVFDAEGVRFAHEVHPSEIAYDYWTTHRAMEAVGHRPAFGLNFDPSHFVWQDLDPVGFLWDFKDRIYHVDCKEARKRLDGRNGRLGSHLPWGDPRRGWDFVSAGHGDVPWEDVFRMLRSIDYAGPISVEWEDAGMDRLQGAPEALRSLKALDFEPPQTSFDAAFGGD; from the coding sequence ATGCCCCGGAACTTCACCCTCTTCACCGGCCAGTGGGCGGACCTCCCCCTGGAGGAGGTCTGCCGGCTGGCCCGCGACTTCGGCTACGACGGCCTCGAACTCGCCTGCTGGGGCGACCACTTCGAGGTGGACAAGGCCCTGAACGAGCCCGGCTACCTCGACGGCCGCCACCAGTTGCTGGAGAAGTACGGCCTGAAGTGCTGGGCCATCTCCAACCACCTGGTGGGCCAGGCGGTCTGCGACCACCCCATCGACGAGCGCCACCAGGCCATCCTCCCGGCCCGGATCTGGGGCGACGGCGAGCCCGAGGGCGTCCGGCAGCGGGCCGCCGCCGAGATCGCCGACACCGCGCGGGCGGCGGCGGCCTTCGGCGTCGACACCGTCGTCGGCTTCACCGGCTCGTCGATCTGGCATCTGGTGGCGATGTTCCCGCCGGTCCCGCCGCACATGATCGAGCGCGGCTACCAGGACTTCGCCGACCGCTGGAACCCGATCCTCGACGTGTTCGACGCCGAGGGCGTGCGCTTCGCACACGAGGTGCACCCGTCCGAGATCGCGTACGACTACTGGACGACGCACCGGGCGATGGAGGCGGTCGGCCACCGGCCCGCCTTCGGGCTGAACTTCGACCCCAGCCACTTCGTCTGGCAGGACCTCGACCCGGTCGGGTTCCTGTGGGACTTCAAGGACCGCATCTACCACGTGGACTGCAAGGAGGCCCGCAAGCGGCTCGACGGCCGCAACGGCCGGCTCGGCTCGCACCTGCCCTGGGGCGACCCGCGCCGCGGCTGGGACTTCGTCTCGGCCGGCCACGGCGACGTGCCGTGGGAGGACGTCTTCCGGATGCTCCGCTCGATCGATTACGCGGGGCCCATCTCGGTGGAGTGGGAGGACGCCGGCATGGACCGGCTGCAGGGCGCGCCGGAGGCGCTGCGGTCGCTCAAGGCGCTCGACTTCGAGCCTCCGCAGACGTCGTTCGACGCCGCCTTCGGGGGCGACTGA